From Chrysemys picta bellii isolate R12L10 chromosome 1, ASM1138683v2, whole genome shotgun sequence:
TGGCAGGATCAGGGCTCTGAACTGTCACCCAGTTCAGTTGCTCTTCATGGTTTGGGCTTTTGGGTCAAAAACTTGTGAAATGGTAACACTGTTAGTCCCATGAAGAGTTCATTAGCTCTGCTGTACTTCCtcacaggcttttttttttttttttttttttaagaagatgcAACTacaataatttcttttaaaaagctgtttctttaaggccttgtctacactacgagagtagttcgattttacttgcatcgaatttttgtaatcgatattgcaaagtcgaacgtgtgtgtccacactaaggacagtaattcgactttgtgcgtccacactaacggtgaaagcgtcgacattcgaagcggtgcactgtggtcagctatcccacagttcccgcagtcccctctgcccattggaattctgggtgtagccggcaatgccttctgggtaacaaaatgagtcgagggtgcttttgggaaactgtcgtcatccgtccatcactcccgccctccctccctgaaagcgccggcgggaaaacagttcgcgcgcttttccagtcattgacagcgcggacgccactgtactccgagcatggagcccgctgcgaccatcgctgcagttgtggccgctctcaacgtctcgcagcttatcataaaggtttccctgaggcagatgcagaaaagtcaggcgaggaggctacggcaccgcggtgatgtcctgaagtctgagagtagcacagacctgtcagaaagcaggcgacccagcgccgaggacatcacagtggcaatgggtcatgttgatgccgtggaacggcgattctgggcacgggaaacaagcactgagtggtgggaccgcatagtgctgcaggtctgggatgaatcccagtggctgcgaaactttcgcatgcggaagggaactttcctggaactttgtgagttgctgtcccctgccctgaagcgcagtgacacccggttgcgagctgcactgagtgtacagaagcgagtggccatagccctctggaagcttgcaacgccagacagctaccggtcagtcgcgaaccagtttggggtgggcaaatctaccgtgggggttgttgtgatgcaagtagcgaaggcaatcgttgatgtactgctgccaaaggtagtgaccctgggaaacgtggaggcgatcatagaaggtttcgcagcgatgggattcccaaactgcggtggggccatagatggaactcacatccctatcctggcaccggaccaccaggccacccagtacattaaccgaaagggctacttttccatggtgctgcaagcactggtggaccacaggggacgttttaccaacatctacgtgggatggccgggcaaggttcatgacgctcgtgttttcaggaactctggtctgtttagacggctgcaacaaggtatttacttcccggaccacaaaataacagttggggatgtggagatgcctatagtcatcctcggggacccagcctacccgctaatgccctggctcatgaagccctatactggcgccctggacactgaaaaagaactcttcaactaccggctgagcaagtgcagaatggtggtggagtgtgcttttggccgtctcaaggggagatggagaagcttactgactcgctgtgatctcagcgaaaccaatatccccattgttatagcagcttgctgtgtgctccacaatctctgtgagagcaagggggagacctttatggcggggtgggaggttgaggaaaatagcctggctggtgattactcacagccagacagccgggcgattagaagagaccagcgggaagcgctgtgcatccgggaggctttgaaagcaaagttcctgagtgagcagggtaacctgtgactttatagtttgtgtactgagaagctaaacctgcccccgtttctttacccaggtaatgttgactatcctatccagttacatacccccttcaccccccctccaacacacgtgtcgaaataaaaatagttctactttgttaaagcacaccgttttctttaatactgttttcgcgggaattttttaaaactgggacgcagactgtggtgcggagcgggtgcagtgttgtgacgcgaatgcagcttctaaactcaaggattgacaggctccgctgcggtgggatgcttgtttcaacggagcctgtcaaccctcctgatcgggactgtgtgtatggggggtctatttgactttgtgacagggggaggacggttacagatcccatgctgtgtggctctgtgatcctgcctaaggaccggcgcttaagatctgtaactgccctcccccgccacaaagtcacagagcaaccccccccccccccccccccaacattacatcaaaacaacctcccagactaaccggggtaactagtcactgcatcactgcactgtgtatgtgccctgctgctgtgcctgcccccgactatgtaccctgccaaaggagactgtcctgtccaattaccaaccccctttcccctcctcctccaaaagaacatgattgaaacagtagttaacagaaacgaattttttattatcaactacacatggcattgggaggtgaaacttggacgtgggcttctgtcaggcgggaaggaaagaacttttcaaattttgggaaatgagagccttctgctactagagctctctgcaggggtggagtgagacttagcagggactctgccgcctctccttctttgcactttgggtgaggtgggtatgggacttggtggcgggggagggcggttagagatggactgcagcggggctctgtcctcctgcctccgttcctgcagaacatccacaaggcgccggagcgtgtccgtttgctccctcagtagtccaagcagcgtttgagtcgcctgctggtcttcctgccgccacctctcctcccgatccatgttggcttggtgcattcgggtcaagttctcccgccactgggtctgctgtgatgcctgggcttgggaacagaccataagctcagagaacctgtcctcccgtgtcctcttcttcctacgcctaatccgcgctagcctctgggagtgtgattccaggctaggttgtgagacagtcgcagacggggctgtggaaatgggaaaaagggagtgaattcctaagaaagataaatgtagttgtgaacaaagaacatagtctttctctgtgaacaagaccatgcacagcacctttcacatgcgcactcagcacaaggtcgaattctcggccttcgcattcagtgcctggggtcttgaacagcacatttgagaagcgaggcagcacaacggaatttctgttgcaggcagacatggtaagccgtacacttgtggcagtttaaaacttttatattaccactggcctcatttcacatttaaatcaatgtcagtccctgctgccagcaatccggcaagcgggaactctgcccctgtcccaccccctcgcggctgtccccgggaacgatccctttcggctgcccctctcccgcctccaccgcgtggctgcaaaccagcggttacagttctgtcaaggaacgggaaagcagtcccaacactaacattcccctacctaattaaaagcaggtcaccatggccgacatcaccctgatgaggatctccgagagcgacaaagagagaatgctccgggaaagcctccaaagaccagggccgtatgccgccctgctgtgcagagcaatgatccccgagtacttgataatctcgtggcgcggcaacgtgtcgtacttcggaggacccaataaggccgctctccccaagaacctcatgcaacggctttcaagttacctccaggagagcttcatcgagatgtcccaggaggattactgctctatcccgggacatatagaccgcattttactgtagctgcagtagcagggaataaacagtagagcggcttgtgcaggacaatcactgaaaaccggacattgctagatttcttttcaaaacttgcactgccccttactaaaccgttaagcgcctagggcacactaatcatgaacaacccattcttttaattgttaatattcctgttttgttaaaaataaatgtttagatgtttacaacacttactggctgatccttcaccagattctgtgtccggggtaacggctggggacgcttcgtaggggatctctgtaagggtgatgaagagatcctggctgtcggggaaatcagcgttgtgagagctgccgactgcctcgccctcctcatctccttcctcatcttccccgtcccctaacatgtccgaggaaccggccgtggacagtatcccatcctcagagtccacggtcactggtggggtagtggtggcggccgcaccgaggatggaatgcagtgcctcgtagaaacgggatgtctggggatgggatccggagcgtccgtttgcctctttggtcttctggtagccttgtctcagctccttgattttcacgcggcactgcgttgcatcccggctgtatcctctctctgccatgtctttagagatcttctcgtagatctttgcattccttcttttggatcgcagctcggaaagcacggactcatcgccccacacagcgatgagatccaagacttcacgatcagtccatgctggggctctctttctattcacagactgcacggccatcactgctggagagctctgcatcgttgccagtgctgctgtgctcgccacgatgtccagacaggaaatgagattcaaactggccagacaggaaaaggaattcaaattcaaattttcccggggcttttcctgtgtggctggtcagagcatccgagctcgcactgctgtccagagcgtcaacagagtggtgcactgtgggatagctcccggagctattagcgtcgatttccatccacacctagcctaattcgacatggccatgtcgaatttagcgctactcccctcgtcggggaggagtacagaagtcgaattaaagagacctctatgtcgaactaaatagcatcgcagtgtggacgggtgcagggttaattcgatgtaacggcgctaacttcgacataaacgcctagtgtagaccaggcctaagagtacAAAGATTATTGGAAGAACTATAGGACACACAGAGTTAAGAAACACAAGATTTTAGAGCATATTCAGTTTATATGTAGAATGAACTGCATAAATGTTGTCTTTATTAGTTCACCAACAATAATATGTTAATGCATGTCTGTCTTCCCTTAGTTGCAGGGCACGATTCTTCAGTATGTGAAGACCTTGATGGAAGTGATGCCTAAAATCTGTAGGTTACCTAGACACGAATATGGCTCTCCAGGTTGGTTTACCTTTGATGTTACCACCATTGCATTAATAAGAGGACATTAATTCCTGGCTTCCAGTATATTTTTATAAACAATTCATGTATGTACATCTCATTGTAAATTATTTGCTCTCAAATAGCCATTGGGCAATGAGTGTAGGGGCAGAATAGGAATTGTTTCTAAATCTTCTATTGCTCTCTTTCATACTTACATAGGGTTCCCTGCCTTGCAATTTCAGATAGCAGTTCTGTTTAAATCTCTGTAATCTAGTTCCCAGTTCTCTGGAAAAGTTTCCTGCTTATTTCTTGTCCTTGTCAGATATAAGATACAGTGTATTAGACAATCTTCGAAGGAGTACTCCGTGCAAACTGGGATATAGTTCTACAGAATAATTACGTTTAAGGTTTGCTGGGGGCGTCCTACCCATTTAATGAGTCACAGTAGTTGGAGGAGAAGAAGCTACTCTGGAAGCTGGATGCCACAAAAGAGAATTAATTGCTAATTAGTATTTGTCATACTGTTGATTTCAATTTTGAAATGGCTTTCCTACCCCCAAACACCCCTTTTCCACAACTTCTAACAACACAAATGAATCCTTATATTTGCCACCCACCTTTAGagcattcttttatttttcctgtgttACTTAGGTTTATTAAACTGGAATAAGGTTGATTTTGCTCCCCATAGCATATTTGACTCTCACTGCAAAGGCTGAACCAAATCAAAGATTAGCTAAGTGTTCCTTCCTGTTTTTCTCTCTGGAGCATTGAAATGGATGAGTCATATCAATTAACCATTATAAAAAATTTGAAGTGTTTAGATGTCCTTTGTGCCTGGATTTAGGAATAAGCAACAGGTGCTACCATACATAGAGCCACGTAGGCCCCTATGTGGGGAGAGCCTGAATAAGGATTAGgaaggtgaatttcaccttggCGAGATTCCGTCAGAAGATTCTTTTTGGGGATGGGGTCCCTCCTGCCCTGAGGAATGAGCAGCAGGGAAGAAGTTGCCTGGGCTCCTTGGAGAAATCTGCTTAGGACTCCTCAGAGGACTCTTTCTACGGAAGGATAAAACTCAGGAAGGGTAAAACTCATTTGTGTAGGAGACAGAAATGCCTTCTTTTGGAGCTAAACTTTCTCAGACCTCGGCACTTTCCTTTCCAAGTGCCATCTGCGTTTCTTCGACCTGGTCTTCACTAATAAAAACACCATAGCATAAAATACATTTAGAAAAAATAACATGTTATCTTCCCTtttggagggagagaaggagaaaccTCACATAGCAGATGCTAGTCATGTTCCTCAGTGCACTATGGGATGGTGCTCGGAAACCACAGGTGATGGGTGTGGTATaagaaactgaacagaaaactTGTTTGGAGACTCAGGGCGTTCACATTATTCCCTGTGTGACCCTCTCCCCAATAGCAGCATTGATCCCTCTGGAACCATACTATATTTTCATGATCTCTGTTGGCTGCtgccccaaccctccctgctgtgagggtaggggggagggaggggaaagcttAGTGTGACATGGGGGAACTAGTGTTATTGTCTGTGGGGAGAAAATGTTGCAGACAGTAGCCATCCCTCTCCAgcctcaggggcggctccaggcagcagggcAGCAAGCGCGttcctggggcggcaagctgcgaggggtggcctgccggtcgctgtaaGGGCGACAGGCAGGCAGcttttcggtggcatgcctgcgggagatccgtcggtcccgcggctttggcggcaatttggtggcggggaTGGTGCGGCACCAGCGgatctcctgcaggcatgccaccgaaagccgcctgcctgccgtgcttggggaggcaaaaacatAGAGTCGCCCCGTCGCTTCTTCCTCCCTCTGGCCTACACAGCCCTAACCCGGCAGACTGAGAGGGGCGGGATGTGTGCTGTACAGTCACTGCTCTGTCCTCTCCCTTCTGTCCCACCCTTCCCCGTACCAGTTTCTTCCATGTTTTGCTCCTCTTGACTCACGTTAGTGGAGGGAAGCGTATAGGCCATAACTTCTATGCAATGTCCACTCCTCCACCTCCTATAGCTCTCAGCACAAGTACCTTAAACAAATGTGTAACTGTACTAGCAATACTCATGGGTATCACTGAAGATACTCAGCTGCTATTTTAGTTCTCTGGTACAAACTCATTCACACATCGCTCTCATTGTCTCAGCTGCCTAGCCACAAAGACCAAAGCTGCTGCTCTGATCCAAAGCTTTAATGCATAAGGATCTGGGCTGGCTTAATGTACTGCACATTTATCAATTCAGAATCCATTTCCCAGTTCATATCTACATATGAATAGCCATCATTCTCTATCTGAGTACACTTAGTAAGCCCCTAATTACATTACACAGCTCAGAGTTTTCATTTGGAATGTTTTATTGGACGCCATTAATTATATAGGACTTGAGCAATTCCAATCATGTCTGTCCTTTCGGATTTTTAATGACTCTTTATCCATGCTAAAAGGAACAGAGGATGGAGATACGGGCAGCTGAGTTCAAGAGGCCTCCTTGCCAAAGATTTTGTTTCCATAGAAACGGTCTTTAAGTGGTGTGCAACTTACTCATCCTGTATTTTAGATAAATATTTTTATGACTGCATTAAACTAAAGGAttttggaggtgagggggggacaTTGCAGTAGCTTTCAAGTTCTTAAAGGAACACTGTCCTGCATATTTAAGCATATTTTATTTATCCGTTTAAGTCATCTTAGAAATATAATTGTCCCatctttatctttttcttttctattacTAATTTCTTGTAGTGTTTGAATATGACTACAGTTGTTTTTGATCATCTAGCCGTACTAAAATGTCCTTGGGAATCAGAAAAAAAGTGCTTGTGTCAGTGCTGCTGCCGTGATAAGGTTAGATTTGTGCTACTGCTGGAAAACCTGCAGAGGGAAAGATTTaaaaagggagtgggggagtggtgAAGACGGAGCCTTCCAAAATATAAACAGAGAGAGGggatagactttttaaaaattattattaaataaattacCACCTGAAGATTGCATTGgagtaaacttttttttaaagtttatgtcAAATTTTGTGACTAAATTTGAAAATGCATATGAAAATAGAGTCGGGGGGCAAAACCTGGCTTAGGGCGAAGTATGACCCAAAAGAATCCCTGAACCACACTGAAACTGTTTTTTCTATCCTTTAAAATATTTGGGAATGTTTCACCACAGGTGAAATCTCTCCCACAGCAATTTGGGGAGTTGCCTCTTCTAAGTGCACACAAACTGGAGTTCCAGGACACAGCAGAAGGGCTTTGACAGCAACTGATTCTTTGGGCTTTTTTAACAAACTGGGGGCTATGGGAACAGGAGCTCATCTGtggggaggtggatggggggaggaggctcaCTGGAATCTGCTGGGGTGAGACTGGAAGAGGAAGTATGTTGTAGGTTACTCTGAAGACTCTCCTTTGGGGAGGGAATTtggagggaggcagggctcacAGGAGTGTATTGGGGAGGGGATGTATGTCAGAGGTAGGCAGGAGAAGGCAGGGACTATTGAGGAGGTagggagaaggaggggaaggCCCCTTTGAAAGGTCTGATAGTAGTTTACCTACCAAAATGAAGCTTTACTTTCAAGCGTTTAGTATTCTGAATTTGAGATTTCATTGcagaaaggaaaatgaaagaaTTTCACTGAGGTCATTTGAAAGCTGATTGCCTTGGAGATGGCCTTCAAATCTCTATATGTACTGGATGGGGGGGAAAATATTCTAGTTAATTGTCAGAAAACAAGGCAGAAATTGAAAAAGCATTTTCATCAGATGAAAACAAAGTGGCCTTGGCTAGACAATAAATAATCTGCTAAATATGAAAAACAgaataacataatttttgttCAGTGAATACAATAAGCAATGTGTGTAATGCATGCAGGCCCTGATCATTCAAAAACAAATATATGTGTGCAGAGCATaatccaactgaagtcagtgggacacaAAGCacataaagttaagtatgtgtgtATTTCTTTGCATGGTCAGGGCCAGAGTTTGTATTAAAAGTTCTATGAGAGAACGTAAAATTAAAGGTTATGCCGTAGCACACTGCTTGTTAGGAGGCATTTTATAATGAACAGTAGCAGAGATttcatttaataataaaaacccaAAAGGCACTGTGCAGAAAATCATAGAGCCCAGCTCAGTTCTTTGAAAGAACAAATGTCATTAGTCTATACTTCAAACATACTATAGTAGCAAATTTTGTGTTCTTTTAGACCTTTGGGACATGGTTGACAAGAGCTTTTAGCTATGAAGCAGGATAGTTTTatagaaaaggaaaggaaaccttAAATGGAGAAATccaacccattttaaattgcCTATGTCGACTTAATCTGTGTGCTAATTAATTTAGAAAGCCAGACCACATCACTGAAATGTGACATCTGCCATGTGAGCTCTTTTGAGATAGGATTTaggaagcagagatggggcctAATCCTTTGTTAATCCTCTGCATTTACGAAATACATTTTATATCAAACAACCTTTGTTTCTGATGAGAGTGATGTAAGACAGCTGCAGAGGTTATATGTACGAATAACATTAAATACTTCCTAGCTACACCTATCCTCCCCAGCCTTGTACAAATGAAGGGATTTAATTAAAATTACTGTTAGCCTGGAAAAAAACCTAAATGTATTTATCTTGGAGATATTGTATATATTCAGATGATTCAATAACTTACAAATTTGCCTATTGCATTTATGTTCACAAATTAGTGGGAAGAAGGAATGCTGCAGACAAAGAAATAAGACTATTGCTGCCAGGACTCTTTGGTGatgttagttttttttaaaggctcctaGAAAGGTTTCCTCCTTTTTTGTTGTATATTAATTGCTTAATCTTTTCCAAAAGTGACATATGTACTACTTATGATGTGGTCAGATATAGATAAAGGTTGGTGTCACTGAAGCAGTAGCCGAAGCACTAGCCAAAACTTGAAGATACTTTCTGCTCTGATCTCAAGCAGATACTGCTGTTTGTACAATTGTTGTTTAGGGTTCCATAGCATCTGACTTATAAAGTTAGACCTGTAGGGCGAATTTGTTCACCCTCTGGGTAAGGTGGTGATTGCATATGGGGAATACTGGTAGTGTCATTTAATAACCACCCTCATCCCATGTTCATTCTGGCATTTATAACTTATTTTATAAAGAGCTTTAATCTAAAATTGCAGTAGCATAAATATTACAATTAATTTTACAAAGCCTCACTCTAATTTGAATCAATCAAGGATTTGAATTCCTCCACCTTGCCAGACGCAGGGTGAGTCTGACTTAGGGCTGGGGAGTGCTGCCTCAGGTTTGTGTGTGGTACTTCTCTGGGAAGTCCCATGGCAGGGACTGTGATGAGAGAGCAGAGTCTCAGTGTGTGACAGGAGAGTTGAAGGTAGTCCTTTCCCTCAGCCGTTCTGCTGACAGTTTCACTGTCTCAGGTCGCAggaatttataaaaagaaaaatctggGACAAAACCTTTTTTGTAAAACCAACTGGGCCAGGCCCTGAAAAGCAGGACATTCCTGGTGCTTGGGGACATGTGGTCACTCTAAATTGTAGATCCAGAGC
This genomic window contains:
- the LOC135982871 gene encoding uncharacterized protein LOC135982871; this encodes MQSSPAVMAVQSVNRKRAPAWTDREVLDLIAVWGDESVLSELRSKRRNAKIYEKISKDMAERGYSRDATQCRVKIKELRQGYQKTKEANGRSGSHPQTSRFYEALHSILGAAATTTPPVTVDSEDGILSTAGSSDMLGDGEDEEGDEEGEAVGSSHNADFPDSQDLFITLTEIPYEASPAVTPDTESGEGSATPSATVSQPSLESHSQRLARIRRRKKRTREDRFSELMVCSQAQASQQTQWRENLTRMHQANMDREERWRQEDQQATQTLLGLLREQTDTLRRLVDVLQERRQEDRAPLQSISNRPPPPPSPIPTSPKVQRRRGGRVPAKSHSTPAESSSSRRLSFPKI